The genomic stretch GTGATCCTGGCGGGCCTCCTGGGCGCCATCGTGTGGGACATCCTGACCTGGTGGTGGGGACTGCCGACGTCTTCGTCGCATGCCCTGATCGGCGGCTACGCAGGGGCCGGAATCGCCAAGGCGGGGTTCCAGGTCCTCGTGGCGGCGGGATGGATCAAAACGCTGCTCTTCATCGTGCTCGCCCCCTGCATCGGCCTGTCGCTCGGCTACCTTCTGATGATCTCGATCCTCTGGCTCTGCCGGCGCGCCTCGCCGGCGCGCGTCGACAAGCTCTTCCGCCGCCTCCAGCTTGTTTCGGCGGCCTGCTATTCCCTGGGCCACGGGACGAACGACGCCCAGAAGACGATGGGGATCATCAGCTCGCTCCTGTTCTCCGCCGGGTTCCTCCGGGAGTTCTCGATCCCCTTTCAGGTGATCCTCCTCTGTCACGCCGTCATCGCCCTCGGGACGATGTTCGGGGGCTGGCGCATCGTGAGGACGATGGGGCAGCGCATCACGAAGCTGAAGCCGGTCGGAGGATTCTGCGCCGAGACGGCCGGCGCCGTCACGCTTCTCGGGACGGCGCTCTGGGGGATTCCCGTCAGCACCACCCACACCATCACCGGCGCGATCATGGGAGTCGGGGCCACGCACCGGCTCTCCGCGGTCCGCTGGGGCGTCGCCAACCGGATCGTCTGGGCCTGGATCCTGACGATCCCCGCCGCGGCCGCCGTCTCCATGCTCGCCTATCACGTCCTGCCGTTCGGAGGAAACTGACATCGCTCCGCCGCGCCGTCCGCTCCTGCGGCAGCTGCCCGCGCGCACCCGCGACATCGAGAGGAGCCTGTCGCTGCGGACCAAGGTCTCGCTGAGCATCTTCTTCT from Candidatus Polarisedimenticolia bacterium encodes the following:
- a CDS encoding inorganic phosphate transporter gives rise to the protein MLPTLVLVVIGLALLFDFLNGFHDAANSIATVVTTRVLSPMQAVAWAAFFNFVAAFGFGTAVAKTIGKGLIDVSAVDTRVILAGLLGAIVWDILTWWWGLPTSSSHALIGGYAGAGIAKAGFQVLVAAGWIKTLLFIVLAPCIGLSLGYLLMISILWLCRRASPARVDKLFRRLQLVSAACYSLGHGTNDAQKTMGIISSLLFSAGFLREFSIPFQVILLCHAVIALGTMFGGWRIVRTMGQRITKLKPVGGFCAETAGAVTLLGTALWGIPVSTTHTITGAIMGVGATHRLSAVRWGVANRIVWAWILTIPAAAAVSMLAYHVLPFGGN